A region from the Methanofollis liminatans DSM 4140 genome encodes:
- a CDS encoding serine O-acetyltransferase translates to MIRSYEDYRSYLEADRLALGCRTTRPPLFGEEIWRFQILLRKMEYYRNCRHSFIYRPSISWTGWKFHAASLLLGFTIPLNVFGPGLSIAHRGTIVVHPAVRIGANCRIHACVNIGTKAGSEDLTPVIGDNVYIGPGAKIFGDIRIADGIAIGANSVVNRSFEEPGISIAGVPARKIGDKGNRPQGGEPAPAGADRGAAPLPGDQGTG, encoded by the coding sequence ATGATCCGGTCATATGAGGACTACCGATCCTATCTCGAGGCAGACCGCCTTGCTCTGGGCTGCCGTACCACGCGGCCGCCGCTTTTTGGAGAAGAGATCTGGCGGTTTCAGATCCTGCTCAGGAAGATGGAATATTATCGCAATTGCAGACACTCGTTCATCTACCGGCCCTCTATCTCCTGGACCGGATGGAAATTCCATGCCGCAAGCCTCCTCCTCGGGTTCACGATCCCCCTCAACGTCTTCGGCCCCGGCCTGAGCATTGCCCACCGTGGCACGATCGTCGTTCATCCCGCGGTACGGATCGGCGCAAACTGCAGGATCCATGCCTGCGTCAATATCGGGACGAAGGCCGGATCCGAGGACCTCACCCCGGTGATCGGCGACAACGTGTACATCGGTCCGGGCGCGAAGATATTCGGGGATATCAGGATCGCAGACGGGATCGCCATAGGGGCGAACAGCGTCGTCAACAGATCGTTCGAAGAGCCCGGCATATCGATTGCAGGGGTCCCTGCACGGAAGATCGGAGATAAGGGCAACCGACCGCAGGGCGGAGAACCTGCTCCCGCCGGTGCAGACCGGGGGGCGGCACCCCTCCCCGGGGATCAGGGGACAGGATAA
- a CDS encoding glycosyltransferase produces MKILLVSTQDYIHHPVPSRHHYIFEELAGRHEVHVPHFHVSRGPERPTRLHVEEATLFPFTSPFLHYTANAPYHMAAMRRIIRENGIEVVVAANVLAGTAAVRAARSAKIPVLFDLKDWFPDSAAAYYENTLAKRLIHDGVWAITRYNLDRSDRITTVSPSLAAQLGRHGYEAGVITNGVNTDLFRPMDGAPMRRRLGIPQESFVIGFAGSVERWYAVDDLIRLLPKIRSEFGDVRLLVVGGSLFTGYLDDLRALASASGVAGEVVFTGTVRHEDLPAHISAMDVCTIPLSPPQWANIALPNKFFEYSACKKPILSRPIPDVEAIGGDHLSIYRNDEEFVALVGEAVRRPREVAVDSERFSWKRRAAEMEAVLLDLTR; encoded by the coding sequence ATGAAGATCCTCCTCGTATCCACCCAGGACTACATCCACCACCCGGTACCCTCCCGCCACCACTATATCTTCGAGGAGCTGGCCGGGCGCCACGAGGTGCACGTCCCCCACTTCCATGTGAGCCGCGGCCCTGAGCGCCCCACCCGCCTCCACGTCGAGGAGGCGACCCTCTTCCCCTTCACCAGCCCCTTCCTCCACTACACCGCAAACGCACCCTATCATATGGCAGCGATGCGCCGGATCATCAGGGAGAACGGGATCGAGGTCGTGGTGGCGGCGAACGTCCTCGCCGGCACCGCCGCCGTCAGGGCTGCGCGTTCGGCAAAAATCCCTGTTCTCTTCGACCTCAAGGACTGGTTCCCTGACTCGGCGGCGGCGTATTACGAAAACACCCTTGCGAAACGCCTGATCCACGACGGCGTCTGGGCGATCACCCGCTACAACCTCGACCGGAGCGACCGGATCACGACCGTCTCCCCCTCCCTCGCGGCGCAGCTCGGTCGCCACGGCTACGAGGCCGGCGTGATCACCAACGGCGTCAACACCGATCTCTTCCGCCCGATGGACGGCGCCCCCATGCGCAGGCGCCTCGGGATCCCGCAGGAGAGTTTCGTGATCGGGTTCGCCGGATCGGTCGAGCGGTGGTATGCCGTCGACGACCTGATCCGCCTCCTCCCGAAAATCCGGTCGGAGTTCGGCGACGTCAGGCTCCTGGTCGTCGGGGGCTCGCTCTTCACCGGCTACCTGGACGACCTCAGAGCCCTGGCCTCTGCCTCGGGCGTCGCCGGCGAGGTCGTCTTCACCGGGACGGTGCGGCACGAAGACCTCCCGGCCCACATCAGCGCCATGGACGTCTGCACCATACCGCTCTCCCCGCCGCAGTGGGCGAACATCGCCCTCCCGAACAAGTTCTTCGAGTACTCGGCCTGCAAAAAGCCGATCCTCTCGCGGCCCATCCCCGATGTCGAGGCGATCGGCGGGGACCATCTCTCGATCTACCGGAACGACGAGGAGTTCGTCGCCCTCGTCGGCGAGGCGGTCAGGCGGCCACGGGAGGTTGCGGTCGACTCGGAGCGGTTCAGCTGGAAACGAAGGGCTGCCGAGATGGAGGCCGTCCTCCTGGACCTCACCCGGTGA
- a CDS encoding Gfo/Idh/MocA family protein has product MDAGVIGTGAMGRNHVRIYTELKEVGTTYVYDLDHAAAEAVAAQNGAEVCASMEEFLRKAEAVSVCVPTPYHFATARQCIGAGVHTLIEKPICLSAEEGERLVGEIPDGLTVGVGHIERFNPIVDEVRRLVSAPLYVHIARHNPASARVSGSSVVEDLMIHDIDVVFNALFSGPCTLASAGTEDVAAALITFGTTPVYLSASRKASKKVRSIYIEQEEATIEADYMTQEVYVYRKPGAYGLVDGQYRQENIIEKLLVNKVEPLKTELQTFVRCARDARPFPVTPAQGLENLRVCERIGRGLAPHR; this is encoded by the coding sequence ATGGACGCGGGCGTCATCGGCACCGGGGCGATGGGGCGCAACCACGTCCGCATCTACACCGAGTTGAAGGAGGTCGGGACGACCTACGTCTACGACCTCGACCATGCGGCCGCAGAGGCCGTCGCCGCCCAGAACGGGGCCGAGGTCTGCGCTTCGATGGAGGAGTTCCTCAGGAAGGCCGAGGCGGTCTCGGTCTGCGTCCCGACGCCGTACCATTTTGCGACCGCACGGCAGTGCATCGGGGCCGGCGTCCACACCCTCATCGAGAAGCCGATCTGCCTTTCGGCCGAGGAGGGGGAGCGTCTTGTCGGAGAGATCCCCGACGGCCTCACCGTCGGCGTCGGGCACATCGAGCGCTTCAATCCGATCGTGGACGAAGTGAGGAGGCTCGTCTCCGCACCTCTGTACGTCCATATCGCCCGGCACAACCCGGCATCGGCGCGGGTGAGCGGGTCCTCGGTCGTCGAAGACCTGATGATCCACGACATCGACGTCGTCTTCAACGCCCTCTTCTCAGGCCCCTGCACCCTGGCGAGCGCCGGAACCGAGGACGTGGCGGCGGCCCTGATCACCTTCGGAACGACGCCGGTCTACCTCTCGGCAAGCCGGAAGGCCTCGAAGAAGGTGCGATCGATCTACATCGAGCAGGAGGAGGCGACGATCGAGGCCGACTACATGACCCAGGAGGTCTACGTCTACCGCAAACCCGGCGCCTACGGGCTGGTGGACGGGCAGTACCGCCAGGAGAACATCATCGAGAAACTGCTCGTGAACAAAGTCGAGCCCCTGAAGACCGAACTCCAGACCTTCGTGCGGTGCGCCAGAGACGCACGGCCGTTCCCGGTGACGCCCGCTCAGGGGCTCGAGAACCTGCGGGTCTGCGAGCGGATCGGGCGGGGGCTCGCCCCCCACCGCTGA
- a CDS encoding acyltransferase produces the protein MTEYGRNTIGEGARIFEPVTLGFPSRERIGQKEFAGTVIGKNAVLRTGTIIYCDVEIGDDFSSGHNVMIRERTKIGDHVAIGTSAVIEGDCVIGSNVSLQSMVYIPTNTFLGDHVFIGPNAVLTNDRYPPHGKPPLQGPVVRDGVSIGAGAVILPGITIGEGALVAAGAVVTHDVPARMMAIGSPARFVDLPERMRE, from the coding sequence ATGACAGAATATGGCAGAAACACCATCGGTGAGGGCGCACGCATCTTCGAGCCGGTGACCCTCGGCTTTCCATCGAGGGAACGGATCGGACAGAAGGAGTTTGCAGGCACCGTCATCGGCAAAAACGCCGTCCTCAGAACAGGGACGATCATATACTGCGACGTCGAGATAGGAGACGATTTTTCGAGCGGGCACAACGTGATGATCCGCGAGCGGACGAAGATCGGCGATCATGTGGCCATCGGCACCTCGGCGGTGATCGAAGGTGACTGCGTCATCGGGAGCAACGTCTCGCTCCAGAGCATGGTCTATATCCCGACGAACACCTTCCTTGGCGACCATGTCTTCATCGGCCCCAACGCCGTGCTGACAAACGACCGCTACCCGCCGCACGGAAAGCCGCCCCTGCAGGGCCCTGTCGTCAGGGACGGCGTCTCGATCGGCGCCGGGGCCGTGATCCTGCCCGGCATCACCATCGGTGAGGGGGCGCTCGTGGCCGCGGGCGCCGTCGTCACCCACGACGTCCCGGCGCGGATGATGGCGATCGGGTCGCCGGCACGCTTTGTCGATCTCCCCGAGCGGATGCGTGAGTAG
- a CDS encoding nucleotide sugar dehydrogenase — protein sequence MNTRLSSILQEKGPIRTVGVVGMGYVGIPAAALFADAPAFDHVYGFQRDSLSSGYKIAALNRGESPLKGEEPGLEDLLQRVVSAGTFTCTPDFSKVAECDAVTLAIQTPFADPKDLIPDFTPLVEGIRNVGRHIAPGTLVVLESTITPGTTTGMAREILEEESGLVAGVDFALAHAPERVMVGRLLRNIREHDRIVGGIDDVSTKRAVELYSPVLTSGRVIPMTATAAEVTKTAENTFRDLQIAAANQLALYCEAMGINVYDVRAGIDSLKGEGITRAILWPGAGVGGHCLTKDTYHLERGVRVLGGELDWPGEVASLYVTARQINDFMPAHMLTLTASALSQAGKSLRGAKIALLGWAFINDSDDARNTPAEPFRDAALAAGAEVAVHDPWVERYPGLEVSHDLAAVLQGADAVALFAGHRDYRGLDPAQVKTLSGCDHPAIVDGRNIVDPDTFIEAGFAYRGIGRGDRNGHALKG from the coding sequence ATGAACACCAGACTGTCATCCATTCTCCAGGAAAAGGGACCGATCCGGACGGTCGGCGTCGTCGGCATGGGATATGTGGGCATCCCGGCGGCGGCGCTCTTCGCCGATGCGCCGGCGTTCGACCATGTCTACGGCTTCCAGCGGGACTCGCTCTCTTCAGGCTACAAGATCGCCGCGCTCAACCGGGGCGAGTCCCCCCTGAAGGGCGAGGAACCGGGGCTCGAAGACCTCCTGCAACGGGTCGTCTCGGCCGGTACGTTCACCTGCACCCCGGATTTTTCAAAGGTCGCGGAGTGCGACGCTGTCACCCTCGCAATCCAGACCCCGTTTGCGGACCCGAAAGACCTGATCCCTGACTTCACGCCCCTGGTCGAGGGGATCAGGAACGTGGGCCGACACATCGCTCCAGGCACCCTGGTCGTCCTCGAATCGACGATCACCCCCGGCACCACCACCGGCATGGCCCGCGAGATCCTGGAGGAGGAGTCCGGGCTCGTGGCAGGCGTTGATTTCGCCCTCGCTCACGCACCAGAGCGGGTGATGGTCGGGCGATTGCTCCGCAATATCCGCGAGCACGACCGGATCGTCGGCGGGATCGACGATGTGAGCACGAAACGGGCGGTCGAACTCTACTCCCCGGTGCTCACCAGCGGCAGGGTGATCCCGATGACGGCCACCGCCGCCGAGGTGACGAAGACCGCCGAGAACACGTTCAGGGATCTCCAGATCGCCGCCGCCAACCAGCTCGCCCTGTACTGCGAGGCGATGGGGATCAATGTCTACGATGTGCGGGCCGGGATCGACTCCCTGAAAGGCGAGGGTATCACCAGAGCAATCCTCTGGCCCGGCGCCGGCGTGGGTGGACACTGCCTCACCAAGGACACCTATCACCTGGAGCGGGGCGTGCGGGTGCTCGGAGGCGAACTCGACTGGCCCGGCGAGGTCGCCTCGCTATACGTGACCGCCCGGCAGATCAACGACTTCATGCCGGCGCATATGCTGACCCTGACGGCGTCGGCCCTCTCCCAGGCAGGAAAGAGCCTTCGAGGAGCAAAAATCGCCCTCCTGGGCTGGGCCTTCATCAACGACTCCGACGACGCGAGAAACACCCCGGCAGAGCCCTTCCGCGACGCCGCCCTCGCCGCCGGGGCTGAGGTCGCCGTTCACGACCCCTGGGTGGAGCGCTACCCCGGCCTCGAGGTTTCGCACGACCTTGCGGCGGTGCTCCAGGGTGCCGACGCCGTTGCCCTCTTCGCCGGGCACCGGGACTACCGGGGGCTTGACCCCGCCCAGGTGAAGACGCTCTCTGGCTGCGATCACCCGGCGATCGTCGACGGTCGGAACATCGTCGATCCCGACACCTTCATCGAGGCGGGATTTGCCTACCGCGGGATCGGCAGGGGCGACAGAAACGGCCACGCCCTGAAGGGCTGA
- a CDS encoding DegT/DnrJ/EryC1/StrS family aminotransferase produces MKVPVARPLLGEEEADAVREVLASGMIASGPKTAAFEERFAAFCGASHAVAVNNGTAALHAALLAGGVGPGDEVIVPSFSFIATATAVSMCGAVPVFADVDPERFTIDPVSAEALVTGKTKAVIAVHLFGQPCDVPAIADLCADRRLLFVEDAAQAHGAALDGKRAGSFGDFGCFSFYATKNMTTGEGGMVTTPSDEFDVRLRRIINHGQSEKYLHTELGYNYRMTDIAAAVGLVQLERLEGFNRRRQENAAFYSDHIRAPGIALPTTAPGAVHVYHQYVLRADDGRDRLMAALGERGIGTAVHYPVPIHRQPVYAGRPACCPVAERLAATVFSIPVHPGVTDEERTHIADAINEVA; encoded by the coding sequence ATGAAGGTCCCGGTGGCGCGCCCCCTGCTCGGGGAGGAGGAAGCGGATGCAGTGCGGGAGGTGCTCGCCTCGGGCATGATCGCCTCTGGCCCGAAAACAGCGGCTTTCGAGGAGCGTTTCGCCGCTTTCTGCGGCGCATCGCACGCCGTCGCCGTGAACAACGGTACGGCCGCGCTGCATGCGGCGCTCCTCGCCGGCGGCGTAGGGCCAGGCGACGAGGTGATCGTCCCCTCCTTTTCGTTCATCGCAACGGCGACGGCAGTCTCGATGTGCGGCGCCGTCCCGGTCTTTGCCGACGTGGACCCGGAACGCTTCACCATCGACCCGGTTTCGGCAGAAGCGCTCGTCACCGGGAAGACGAAAGCGGTGATCGCCGTCCACCTCTTCGGCCAGCCCTGCGACGTCCCGGCGATCGCCGACCTCTGCGCCGACCGGCGCCTCCTTTTCGTGGAGGACGCCGCGCAGGCGCACGGGGCGGCGCTCGACGGGAAGCGGGCCGGATCGTTCGGGGACTTCGGCTGCTTCTCTTTCTATGCGACGAAGAACATGACCACCGGCGAGGGCGGGATGGTGACGACGCCGTCTGACGAGTTCGACGTCCGCCTGCGCCGGATCATCAACCACGGGCAGTCTGAGAAATATCTTCACACCGAACTCGGCTATAACTACCGGATGACCGACATCGCCGCCGCCGTCGGGCTGGTGCAGCTCGAGCGGCTGGAGGGATTCAACCGGCGCCGGCAGGAGAACGCCGCCTTCTACTCGGACCATATCAGGGCGCCGGGGATCGCCTTACCGACAACGGCGCCGGGCGCCGTGCACGTCTACCACCAGTACGTCCTGCGGGCCGACGACGGGCGGGACCGGCTGATGGCCGCCCTCGGGGAGCGGGGGATCGGGACGGCGGTCCATTACCCGGTGCCGATCCACCGGCAGCCGGTCTATGCCGGCCGGCCCGCCTGCTGCCCGGTCGCAGAGCGTCTCGCCGCCACGGTCTTTTCGATCCCGGTCCATCCCGGCGTCACCGACGAAGAGCGGACGCATATCGCCGATGCGATCAACGAGGTGGCCTGA